A genomic region of Venturia canescens isolate UGA chromosome 7, ASM1945775v1, whole genome shotgun sequence contains the following coding sequences:
- the LOC122413042 gene encoding cytochrome P450 307a1-like, with product MTPFVLSTTSYFLVAVILVAVVMIIFDHKRSRNKKLIEKLAKYDTEVATLPEPPGPKPWPIFGSLHLLGQYEIPYMAFADLAKKYDSPIVKLRMGSVGCVAVNGLENIKEVLIVKGQQFDSRPDFKRYHLLFCGDKENSLAFCNWSELQKARRETLRAHTFPRAFTAKFDQLNGIVSEHLENFVSHVESRAGSEIKAKPLVLHLCGNIFSNYFCSKKFALDHVAFNEMVRNFDKVFYEVNQGYAADFMPFLMPLHQRNMARMSNWSHKIREFVTSHIIGDRYSSWDRIIPEEDYVDCLINHIRTKSEPKMSLDTGLFALEDIIGGHSAIGNLIVKILGFIATRPEVQANAQREIDLVETGGVTVGLEHRGSMPYTESIILEAIRLITSPIVPHVANQDTSIGGYKVEKDTFIFLNNYELNMSEKLWTSPKEFMPERFIQNGRISKPEYFLPFGGGRRSCMGYKMVQYVGFSTIATILKNFTVSPIESESYVVPIGNLALPEISYGFRFDRRQRA from the exons atgacgCCGTTCGTATTGAGCACCACGAGCTATTTCCTCGTCGCAGTAATACTCGTTGCCGTCGTAATGATTATCTTCGATCACAAACGCTCGcggaacaaaaaattgatagaAAAACTGGCCAAGTACGACACCGAAGTGGCCACCCTGCCCGAGCCACCGGGGCCGAAACCCTGGCCCATTTTTGGCTCGCTTCATCTCCTCGGACAATACGAAATTCCGTACATGGCCTTTGCCGATCTTGCTAAAAAGTACGACAGCCCTATCGTCAAACTGCGCATGGGATCCGTGGGCTGCGTCGCCGTAAACGGACTCGAAAACATCAAAGAAGTTCTCATCGTCAAGGGACAGCAGTTCGACTCGAGGCCCGATTTCAAACGATATCATTTGCTCTTCTGCGGCGACAAGGAAAATt CCCTCGCGTTCTGCAACTGGTCCGAGCTGCAGAAAGCTCGAAGGGAAACCCTCCGAGCGCACACCTTTCCGCGAGCCTTTACCGCCAAGTTTGACCAGCTGAACGGCATCGTGTCCGAGCACTTGGAAAACTTCGTGTCCCACGTGGAGTCTCGGGCCGGTAGCGAGATCAAGGCGAAGCCTCTGGTACTCCACTTGTGCGGCAACATTTTCTCCAATTATTTCTGCTCGAAAAAATTCGCTCTCGATCACGTGGCGTTCAACGAAATGGTGAGGAATTTCGACAAGGTTTTCTACGAGGTCAACCAGGGCTACGCCGCCGACTTCATGCCCTTCTTGATGCCGCTCCACCAGAGAAACATGGCGAGAATGTCCAACTGGAGTCACAAAATCCGAGAGTTCGTGACCTCCCACATTATCGGCGATCGCTATTCCTCGTGGGACCGAATTATTCCGGAGGAGGATTACGTCGACTGCCTTATCAATCATATCAGAACGAAGAGCGAGCCGAAAATGTCTCTCGACACCGGATTATTCGCTCTCGAAGATATCATCGGCGGACACTCCGCGATCGGCAATTTGATCGTCAAAATTCTTGGCTTCATCGCGACGAGGCCAGAGGTACAGGCGAACGCACAGCGCGAAATCGACCTCGTCGAAACTGGTGGAGTCACCGTTGGACTCGAGCATCGAGGATCGATGCCCTACACCGAATCCATCATTCTCGAGGCGATTAGATTGATCACGAGTCCGATCGTCCCACACGTCGCGAACCAGGACACCTCGATCGGAG GATACAAAGTAGAAAAAGACACGTTCATATTCCTGAACAACTACGAGCTCAACATGTCAGAAAAGCTGTGGACATCGCCGAAAGAATTCATGCCCGAGAGGTTTATCCAAAACGGTAGAATTTCTAAGCCCGAGTATTTTTTGCCTTTCGGTGGTGGTCGAAGATCCTGCATGGGATACAAGATGGTTCAGTACGTGGGTTTCTCGACGATCGCGACGATACTGAAGAACTTTACAGTCTCTCCGATCGAGAGCGAGTCTTACGTAGTGCCGATTGGGAATCTCGCCCTGCCAGAAATAAGTTACGGCTTCCGATTCGACAGGCGACAACGCGCATGA
- the LOC122413043 gene encoding facilitated trehalose transporter Tret1-like isoform X2 produces MGMSILANISVIGPAMGFGYSAVVLPTLQSADSELKIDPRQASWIASAAAIGTPLGCLLCSFVMRRGRKISLLVTSSFSLAGWLVIYMSSSYAQIVVGRFIGGIATGLAAVPATVYSAEVASPKWRGTLATWSSIAIATGILIVYIFGYLLQDNWRLIALLCSLFPTAAIGVTLLVIPESPIWLKETGRTEEARAIMKKFRGIPAAAPTPPELEAELHKKQHPKKKPMLRHLLRRSSIVPFAIIVTYFFFQQFSGIFVIVYYAVEISRDAGVKMDAYLGAILIGTTRLFGSLLAASVSRRFGRRWPSIISGIGMSLFMGSLSIYLFAIDRGYELGDNGLVPVICVLMFIFMSTIGFLVLPFAMIGEIFPAKVKDILSGATTSLAYVFSFVTVKTYPDMLSLAGKHGVFCFYATVSLLGTLYVAIFLPETKGKTLHEIDEMFSRNKPRSEEQQPEKAAIFPMKDLAAVEA; encoded by the exons ATGGGGATGAGCATATTGGCCAACATCTCGGTCATCGGACCAGCGATGGGCTTCGGATACAGCGCCGTTGTACTTCCAACGCTTCAGTCGGCGGACAGTGAACTGAAGATCGACCCTCGCCAGGCTTCGTGGAtag CGAGCGCAGCCGCGATCGGGACGCCTCTGGGATGTTTGTTGTGCAGTTTTGTAATGAGGCGGGGCCGGAAAATCAGTCTTCTGGTGACGTCGAGTTTCTCTTTGGCTGGTTGGCTCGTGATTTACATGTCCTCGAGTTACGCTCAGATCGTGGTCGGGCGCTTTATTGGGGGAATCGCGACCGGTTTGGCGGCGGTTCCAGCGACGGTTTACTCGGCGGAGGTTGCGTCACCGAAGTGGCGAGGGACGCTGGCGACGTGGAGCAGCATCGCGATCGCGACTGGGATTCTCATAGTCTACATTTTCGGCTACTTGCTCCAG GACAACTGGAGGCTCATCGCGCTCCTCTGCTCTCTCTTCCCGACCGCGGCGATCGGCGTGACCCTCCTCGTCATACCGGAATCCCCGATATGGCTGAAGGAGACCGGCCGGACGGAGGAGGCCCGGGCGATCATGAAGAAGTTCCGGGGCATCCCGGCAGCGGCTCCGACCCCCCCGGAACTCGAGGCGGAGCTGCACAAGAAGCAGCATCCGAAGAAGAAACCGATGCTGAGACACCTGCTGAGACGATCGTCGATCGTCCCGTTCGCGATAATCGTAACTTACTTTTTCTTCCAACAGTTTTCCGGGATTTTCGTAATAGTTTATTACGCCGTTGAGATCAGCAGGGACGCCGGCGTTAAAATGGACGCCTATTTAGGCGCGATCCTCATCGGGACCACCAGACTCTTCGGGTCCCTTCTCGCCGCCTCGGTTTCACGGAGGTTCGGACGAAGATGGCCTTCCATAATCTCCGGCATTGGAATGAGCCTCTTCATGGGCTCTCTGTCGATTTATCTTTTCGCGATCGATCGCGGCTACGAGCTCGGCGACAACGGCCTCGTCCCCGTAATCTGCGTTCTCATGTTCATCTTCATGAGCACCATCGGCTTCCTCGTCCTCCCGTTCGCCATGATCGGCGAAATCTTCCCCGCCAAGGTCAAAGACATACTCTCCGGAGCGACGACCTCCTTGGCCTACGTCTTCAGCTTCGTCACCGTCAAAACCTACCCCGACATGCTCAGCCTCGCCGGCAAGCACGGGGTCTTCTGCTTCTACGCCACCGTCTCCCTCCTCGGCACTCTTTACGTCGCTATTTTCCTGCCCGAAACCAAGGGCAAAACGCTGCACGAAATCGACGAAATGTTCAGCCGCAACAAGCCTCGCTCGGAGGAACAACAACCCGAAAAAGCTGCCATCTTCCCGATGAAGGATCTCGCGGCTGTTGAGGCTTGA
- the LOC122413043 gene encoding facilitated trehalose transporter Tret1-2 homolog isoform X1, which produces MMSEHSEAVEAKLDSSPEEKKRQRRKGMIYQMGMSILANISVIGPAMGFGYSAVVLPTLQSADSELKIDPRQASWIASAAAIGTPLGCLLCSFVMRRGRKISLLVTSSFSLAGWLVIYMSSSYAQIVVGRFIGGIATGLAAVPATVYSAEVASPKWRGTLATWSSIAIATGILIVYIFGYLLQDNWRLIALLCSLFPTAAIGVTLLVIPESPIWLKETGRTEEARAIMKKFRGIPAAAPTPPELEAELHKKQHPKKKPMLRHLLRRSSIVPFAIIVTYFFFQQFSGIFVIVYYAVEISRDAGVKMDAYLGAILIGTTRLFGSLLAASVSRRFGRRWPSIISGIGMSLFMGSLSIYLFAIDRGYELGDNGLVPVICVLMFIFMSTIGFLVLPFAMIGEIFPAKVKDILSGATTSLAYVFSFVTVKTYPDMLSLAGKHGVFCFYATVSLLGTLYVAIFLPETKGKTLHEIDEMFSRNKPRSEEQQPEKAAIFPMKDLAAVEA; this is translated from the exons ATGATGAGCGAGCACAGCGAAGCGGTGGAAGCGAAG CTCGACTCGAGTcccgaggagaaaaaacgtcAGCGAAGGAAAGGAATGATTTATCAA ATGGGGATGAGCATATTGGCCAACATCTCGGTCATCGGACCAGCGATGGGCTTCGGATACAGCGCCGTTGTACTTCCAACGCTTCAGTCGGCGGACAGTGAACTGAAGATCGACCCTCGCCAGGCTTCGTGGAtag CGAGCGCAGCCGCGATCGGGACGCCTCTGGGATGTTTGTTGTGCAGTTTTGTAATGAGGCGGGGCCGGAAAATCAGTCTTCTGGTGACGTCGAGTTTCTCTTTGGCTGGTTGGCTCGTGATTTACATGTCCTCGAGTTACGCTCAGATCGTGGTCGGGCGCTTTATTGGGGGAATCGCGACCGGTTTGGCGGCGGTTCCAGCGACGGTTTACTCGGCGGAGGTTGCGTCACCGAAGTGGCGAGGGACGCTGGCGACGTGGAGCAGCATCGCGATCGCGACTGGGATTCTCATAGTCTACATTTTCGGCTACTTGCTCCAG GACAACTGGAGGCTCATCGCGCTCCTCTGCTCTCTCTTCCCGACCGCGGCGATCGGCGTGACCCTCCTCGTCATACCGGAATCCCCGATATGGCTGAAGGAGACCGGCCGGACGGAGGAGGCCCGGGCGATCATGAAGAAGTTCCGGGGCATCCCGGCAGCGGCTCCGACCCCCCCGGAACTCGAGGCGGAGCTGCACAAGAAGCAGCATCCGAAGAAGAAACCGATGCTGAGACACCTGCTGAGACGATCGTCGATCGTCCCGTTCGCGATAATCGTAACTTACTTTTTCTTCCAACAGTTTTCCGGGATTTTCGTAATAGTTTATTACGCCGTTGAGATCAGCAGGGACGCCGGCGTTAAAATGGACGCCTATTTAGGCGCGATCCTCATCGGGACCACCAGACTCTTCGGGTCCCTTCTCGCCGCCTCGGTTTCACGGAGGTTCGGACGAAGATGGCCTTCCATAATCTCCGGCATTGGAATGAGCCTCTTCATGGGCTCTCTGTCGATTTATCTTTTCGCGATCGATCGCGGCTACGAGCTCGGCGACAACGGCCTCGTCCCCGTAATCTGCGTTCTCATGTTCATCTTCATGAGCACCATCGGCTTCCTCGTCCTCCCGTTCGCCATGATCGGCGAAATCTTCCCCGCCAAGGTCAAAGACATACTCTCCGGAGCGACGACCTCCTTGGCCTACGTCTTCAGCTTCGTCACCGTCAAAACCTACCCCGACATGCTCAGCCTCGCCGGCAAGCACGGGGTCTTCTGCTTCTACGCCACCGTCTCCCTCCTCGGCACTCTTTACGTCGCTATTTTCCTGCCCGAAACCAAGGGCAAAACGCTGCACGAAATCGACGAAATGTTCAGCCGCAACAAGCCTCGCTCGGAGGAACAACAACCCGAAAAAGCTGCCATCTTCCCGATGAAGGATCTCGCGGCTGTTGAGGCTTGA
- the LOC122413040 gene encoding facilitated trehalose transporter Tret1-like isoform X3: MLASSGCCPERQVVFQFLYGTLAVSSLLGPGMSMGYSAIALPLLKNSAEQPILRENEATWFASIAMISTPVGCIVSLFTMKAGRRAAISCSGIVCSVGWIIIATSYTVTQLLFGRFVTGFATGLASTPACVYLAEISIPRYTAMLTTCSSLFISIGIMLIYFLGFIIKDDWRMVAVASVIVPTLSAVLALAVMPESPRWLLTKGREEEARKSLLRLRSLEHETANFRDEFDALLRYNEPKYEIEMSSPDSTRLPTIECEKSGNKVSTKSYRLKNELRNDLGVSGRVKKFVKTLGLPEIWKPLVILNAFFFFQQFCGIYVLMAYAVDLLEKTGSANDPYLITAVIGLVQIGGAFCLVLTSFRLGRRPVTLISGSGMTISLAGLGIYNQLFENTLFSQIPLTCIFVFVASGSFGFLALPWAMIGELFPTRYVNVLGPTTTCLAGLYNFATVQIYPSLAEFGPIVMIYTYCAISLLATLFVALVLPETLGKTKEEIERGFRNRSQ; this comes from the exons ATGCTAGCCTCGAGCGGATGCTGCCCGGAGCGACAGGTAGTTTTTCAG TTCCTCTACGGGACTCTGGCGGTCTCCTCTCTACTGGGACCGGGCATGAGCATGGGATACTCCGCCATCGCTCTTCCCTTGCTCAAAAACTCCGCTGAGCAACCCATTTTGAGGGAAAACGAGGCCACGTGGTTCG CCTCGATAGCCATGATATCAACCCCAGTCGGATGCATTGTGAGTCTATTCACCATGAAGGCTGGACGACGCGCGGCCATTAGTTGTTCTGGAATAGTTTGTTCGGTGGGATGGATTATAATTGCGACCAGTTACACCGTTACACAACTGCTCTTTGGCAGATTCGTAACTG GATTCGCGACTGGACTCGCATCGACTCCGGCGTGTGTTTATCTCGCTGAAATTTCAATTCCACGATACACAGCGATGTTGACGACGTGTTCCAGTCTTTTTatatcgattggaataatgctcatatattttttaggttttattataaaa GACGACTGGCGAATGGTGGCAGTAGCGTCGGTTATTGTCCCGACGCTATCAGCTGTTCTAGCCTTGGCCGTGATGCCTGAAAGTCCAAGATGGCTGTTGACGAAGGGCCGAGAAGAGGAAGCTCGAAAGTCACTGCTTCGTCTCCGAAGTCTCGAGCACGAGACTGCCAATTTTCGGGATGAATTTGACGCGTTGCTACGCTACAATGAACCGAAATACGAGATCGAAATGTCGAGCCCCGACAGCACGAGATTACCGACCATCGAGTGTGAAAAGAGCGGGAATAAAGTGTCAACGAAATCGTACagattgaaaaacgaattacGAAACGATTTGGGTGTTTCCggaagagttaaaaaattcgttaaaacTCTTGGTCTACCTGAAATTTGGAAACCCCTCGTTATCCTCAacgctttcttcttttttcaacaattttgcgGAATTTACGTTCTCATGGCTTACGCTGTTGATCTTCTCGAGAAAACCGGCTCTGCGAATGATCCCTATTTAATTACAGCTGTCATCGGACTCGTACAAATCGGCGGAGCTTTTTGCCTCGTTCTTACGAGCTTcag ACTTGGCAGGCGACCTGTAACTCTGATTTCCGGATCAGGAATGACAATTTCTCTTGCTGGCCTCGGAATATACAACCAATTGTTTGAAAATACACTGTTTTCACAAATTCCACTCACTTGTATTTTCGTATTTGTG gcTTCCGGTTCTTTCGGATTTCTGGCCCTGCCCTGGGCAATGATCGGTGAACTATTTCCTACGAGATACGTTAACGTTTTGGGGCCTACGACAACGTGCCTCGCGGGGCTTTACAATTTCGCGACTGTTCAAATTTATCCGAGTTTAGCGGAATTCGGTCCGATCGTTATGATTTATACGTATTGCGCAATTTCTCTATTGGCAACTCTTTTCGTTGCATTAGTTTTGCCCGAAACTTTGGGAAAAACGAAAGAGGAGATCGAGCGAGGTTTCCGAAATCGATCTCAGTGA
- the LOC122413040 gene encoding facilitated trehalose transporter Tret1-like isoform X2 — translation MSREGDRTNALPMRKSFVMAQSSIACCAISFLRRIHSMDSLVFQFLYGTLAVSSLLGPGMSMGYSAIALPLLKNSAEQPILRENEATWFASIAMISTPVGCIVSLFTMKAGRRAAISCSGIVCSVGWIIIATSYTVTQLLFGRFVTGFATGLASTPACVYLAEISIPRYTAMLTTCSSLFISIGIMLIYFLGFIIKDDWRMVAVASVIVPTLSAVLALAVMPESPRWLLTKGREEEARKSLLRLRSLEHETANFRDEFDALLRYNEPKYEIEMSSPDSTRLPTIECEKSGNKVSTKSYRLKNELRNDLGVSGRVKKFVKTLGLPEIWKPLVILNAFFFFQQFCGIYVLMAYAVDLLEKTGSANDPYLITAVIGLVQIGGAFCLVLTSFRLGRRPVTLISGSGMTISLAGLGIYNQLFENTLFSQIPLTCIFVFVASGSFGFLALPWAMIGELFPTRYVNVLGPTTTCLAGLYNFATVQIYPSLAEFGPIVMIYTYCAISLLATLFVALVLPETLGKTKEEIERGFRNRSQ, via the exons ATGAGTCGAGAGGGAGATCGAACGAACGCGTTGCCGATGCGAAAATCTTTCGTAATGGCACAATCTTCAATCGCCTGCTGTGCAATATCGTTCCTTCGCCGCATCCACTCAATGGATTCTCTCGTTTTCCAGTTCCTCTACGGGACTCTGGCGGTCTCCTCTCTACTGGGACCGGGCATGAGCATGGGATACTCCGCCATCGCTCTTCCCTTGCTCAAAAACTCCGCTGAGCAACCCATTTTGAGGGAAAACGAGGCCACGTGGTTCG CCTCGATAGCCATGATATCAACCCCAGTCGGATGCATTGTGAGTCTATTCACCATGAAGGCTGGACGACGCGCGGCCATTAGTTGTTCTGGAATAGTTTGTTCGGTGGGATGGATTATAATTGCGACCAGTTACACCGTTACACAACTGCTCTTTGGCAGATTCGTAACTG GATTCGCGACTGGACTCGCATCGACTCCGGCGTGTGTTTATCTCGCTGAAATTTCAATTCCACGATACACAGCGATGTTGACGACGTGTTCCAGTCTTTTTatatcgattggaataatgctcatatattttttaggttttattataaaa GACGACTGGCGAATGGTGGCAGTAGCGTCGGTTATTGTCCCGACGCTATCAGCTGTTCTAGCCTTGGCCGTGATGCCTGAAAGTCCAAGATGGCTGTTGACGAAGGGCCGAGAAGAGGAAGCTCGAAAGTCACTGCTTCGTCTCCGAAGTCTCGAGCACGAGACTGCCAATTTTCGGGATGAATTTGACGCGTTGCTACGCTACAATGAACCGAAATACGAGATCGAAATGTCGAGCCCCGACAGCACGAGATTACCGACCATCGAGTGTGAAAAGAGCGGGAATAAAGTGTCAACGAAATCGTACagattgaaaaacgaattacGAAACGATTTGGGTGTTTCCggaagagttaaaaaattcgttaaaacTCTTGGTCTACCTGAAATTTGGAAACCCCTCGTTATCCTCAacgctttcttcttttttcaacaattttgcgGAATTTACGTTCTCATGGCTTACGCTGTTGATCTTCTCGAGAAAACCGGCTCTGCGAATGATCCCTATTTAATTACAGCTGTCATCGGACTCGTACAAATCGGCGGAGCTTTTTGCCTCGTTCTTACGAGCTTcag ACTTGGCAGGCGACCTGTAACTCTGATTTCCGGATCAGGAATGACAATTTCTCTTGCTGGCCTCGGAATATACAACCAATTGTTTGAAAATACACTGTTTTCACAAATTCCACTCACTTGTATTTTCGTATTTGTG gcTTCCGGTTCTTTCGGATTTCTGGCCCTGCCCTGGGCAATGATCGGTGAACTATTTCCTACGAGATACGTTAACGTTTTGGGGCCTACGACAACGTGCCTCGCGGGGCTTTACAATTTCGCGACTGTTCAAATTTATCCGAGTTTAGCGGAATTCGGTCCGATCGTTATGATTTATACGTATTGCGCAATTTCTCTATTGGCAACTCTTTTCGTTGCATTAGTTTTGCCCGAAACTTTGGGAAAAACGAAAGAGGAGATCGAGCGAGGTTTCCGAAATCGATCTCAGTGA
- the LOC122413049 gene encoding gamma-glutamylcyclotransferase-like encodes MDSTKSITQTPSKFLYFAYGSNMSEKRIHINNPSAVKCRIGKLKDFRLDFNTQSKRWHGASATIIPTEDSHVWGVIWLLDNKDMPNLDEQEGVDQKIYFPMTVEVEVPDLRDRPFKCRVYQQCTNPEEFQVLSQLPEERRPSQVYLNTIIQGAVENELPSYYIEFLKTIAHNGYTGEVDIGLALNEI; translated from the exons ATGGATTCAACGAAATCAATAACTCAAACGCCTtccaaatttttgtatttcgcTTACGGCAGTAATATGTCAGAAAAGCGTATACATATCAACAATCCAAGTGCAGTGAAATGTcgaattggaaaattgaag GATTTTCGACTTGATTTCAATACACAATCCAAGAGATGGCACGGTGCGTCTGCTACAATAATTCCAACGGAAGATTCTCATGTATGGGGTGTTATATGGCTGTTGGATAACAAAGATATGCCAAATCTCGATGAACAGGAAGGAGTCgatcaaaaaatatattttcctaTGACGGTTGAAGTAGAAGTTCCGGACCTTCGTGATCGACCATTCAAATGTCGGGTTTATCAACAATGCACAAATCCTGAAGAATTTCAAGTGCTATCCCAATTACCTGAGGAACGAAGGCCTTCACAAGTTTACCT AAACACGATAATTCAAGGAGCTGTAGAAAACGAACTGCCTTCGTACTATATAGAATTTCTCAAAACAATTGCACATAATGGTTACACTGGCGAAGTTGATATTGG CCTGGCtctgaatgaaatttga